From the Ruania alkalisoli genome, one window contains:
- a CDS encoding DUF3048 domain-containing protein, whose translation MLHALATIRPSSRRRIGQAAAAALVLMVAACTSPSDPAPSPTPSADPTRTPTIADKQHPPEPEVLATWPLTGELLGEDAGDHPAMSIKIENSDQARPQTGLQAADVVWEEMVEGGITRFNAVYHSELPGQVGPVRSVRPMDAAMSAPYQGLLIASGGQVPFINAARSAGSQILTHDLGHSGFTRSSARAAPHNLYGTPSLFLDQADGDHSDPPPEQLVFARQGTGATAVTDGSPAEQVTISFPRATPSWTWDGEAWLRSEGGAPATTEDTGRLSAVNVVVLRVQVTTTSYVDPSGANVPETIMTGGGEAIVASGGQSIEATWSKDGVADPVVLSTADGDEVLLAPGNTWIELVPTSGSSVDVS comes from the coding sequence GTGCTTCACGCGCTCGCCACCATCCGACCCTCATCCCGTCGACGGATCGGGCAGGCAGCGGCGGCAGCATTGGTGCTGATGGTGGCAGCCTGTACGAGCCCCAGCGATCCTGCCCCCTCGCCCACCCCCTCGGCAGACCCCACCCGCACCCCCACGATTGCGGACAAGCAGCATCCGCCTGAGCCTGAGGTGCTGGCGACTTGGCCGCTGACCGGGGAACTGCTCGGGGAGGACGCGGGTGACCATCCGGCGATGTCGATCAAGATCGAGAATTCCGATCAGGCGCGACCGCAGACGGGGCTGCAGGCGGCAGACGTGGTCTGGGAGGAGATGGTCGAGGGCGGGATCACCCGTTTCAACGCCGTATACCACTCCGAGCTGCCCGGCCAGGTGGGTCCGGTGCGCTCGGTGCGGCCGATGGATGCTGCGATGTCCGCGCCGTATCAGGGGCTGCTCATCGCCTCCGGGGGTCAGGTGCCCTTCATCAACGCCGCCCGCAGTGCCGGCTCGCAGATCCTCACCCACGATCTCGGGCACAGCGGCTTCACCCGCAGCAGTGCCCGTGCCGCACCCCACAACCTCTACGGCACGCCGTCCCTGTTCCTGGACCAGGCCGACGGCGACCACTCGGATCCGCCTCCGGAGCAGCTGGTTTTCGCTCGCCAGGGCACCGGCGCGACCGCCGTCACGGACGGAAGTCCTGCGGAGCAGGTGACGATCTCGTTTCCGCGAGCGACGCCGTCGTGGACCTGGGATGGTGAGGCCTGGCTGCGCAGCGAGGGCGGTGCGCCGGCCACGACGGAGGACACGGGGCGCCTCAGCGCGGTGAACGTGGTGGTGCTGCGGGTGCAGGTGACCACCACCTCCTACGTGGACCCGTCGGGGGCGAACGTTCCGGAGACCATCATGACCGGTGGTGGTGAGGCGATCGTGGCCAGCGGAGGCCAGTCGATCGAGGCTACCTGGTCCAAGGACGGCGTGGCCGATCCGGTCGTGCTGTCCACCGCTGACGGGGACGAGGTGCTCCTCGCGCCCGGCAATACCTGGATCGAGCTGGTGCCCACGTCCGGGTCCAGCGTGGACGTGTCCTGA
- a CDS encoding AMP-binding protein, translated as MSTLASTLLPRLADALDGAEPVLLGPAAHSVADQVGTLPGTALVLGTSGSTGTARAVALSAAALRASTDATHARLAGPGQWLLTLPADHVAGVQVLVRSILASTSPVLMEPGPFRPAALAAAVARMRTDVPRYLSLVPTQLLRILEAPDGAACVAALRTCAAVLVGGAATPPALLERARKAGIAVVTTYGMTETCGGCVYDGVPLDGVQVRTAGSHGRIEIAGPVLATAYLDLGEEPAAQSALRSELVERDGARWLRTTDSGQFEAGRLQVLGRLDDVIITGGVNVHPAHVERRLAAAGFVECLVVGVPDEQWGQRVTAVVAAPEGAAEAAGVVTLAQVRDAVGGGPLAPQALVHLPELPRRGPGKPDRRAAAALAALAVAEGRAELHRPGG; from the coding sequence GTGTCCACCCTCGCGAGCACCCTGCTACCCCGCCTTGCCGACGCTCTGGACGGCGCAGAGCCGGTACTGCTCGGACCTGCAGCGCACTCGGTGGCCGATCAGGTGGGCACACTGCCCGGCACGGCATTGGTACTCGGCACCTCCGGGTCGACCGGGACCGCACGTGCCGTCGCCCTGAGCGCCGCCGCACTGCGCGCTAGCACTGACGCCACCCACGCCCGTCTGGCCGGGCCGGGTCAGTGGCTGCTGACCCTGCCTGCCGATCACGTGGCCGGGGTGCAGGTGCTGGTGCGCTCGATCCTCGCCAGCACCTCACCAGTGCTGATGGAACCGGGCCCGTTCCGCCCTGCCGCCCTGGCCGCAGCCGTGGCTCGGATGCGCACCGACGTGCCGCGGTACCTCTCCCTCGTGCCCACCCAGCTCCTGCGCATCCTGGAGGCTCCCGACGGCGCAGCGTGCGTCGCCGCGCTGCGCACCTGTGCCGCCGTGCTGGTAGGCGGAGCCGCCACCCCGCCGGCGCTGCTGGAACGCGCCCGGAAGGCCGGGATCGCCGTGGTCACCACCTACGGCATGACCGAGACCTGCGGTGGCTGCGTCTACGACGGCGTCCCGCTGGACGGTGTGCAGGTGCGCACGGCAGGCTCGCACGGACGGATCGAGATCGCCGGTCCGGTGCTCGCGACGGCGTACCTCGACCTGGGCGAGGAGCCGGCAGCACAGAGCGCCCTGCGTTCGGAGCTCGTGGAGCGAGACGGCGCCCGCTGGCTGCGCACCACGGACTCGGGCCAGTTCGAGGCCGGCCGCCTGCAGGTGCTGGGCCGGCTCGACGATGTCATCATCACCGGCGGGGTGAACGTCCATCCGGCGCACGTGGAGCGACGACTCGCGGCCGCCGGATTCGTGGAGTGCCTCGTCGTCGGGGTTCCGGACGAACAATGGGGGCAGCGCGTGACGGCCGTGGTCGCAGCGCCTGAAGGTGCGGCAGAAGCGGCAGGGGTGGTCACGCTCGCGCAGGTGCGTGACGCCGTCGGCGGCGGACCCCTGGCGCCCCAGGCGCTGGTGCACCTGCCGGAACTGCCGCGCCGAGGACCAGGTAAGCCGGACCGGCGGGCGGCAGCCGCTCTGGCGGCGCTCGCCGTGGCGGAGGGGCGGGCGGAGCTACACCGGCCGGGGGGCTGA
- a CDS encoding 1,4-dihydroxy-2-naphthoate polyprenyltransferase, which produces MPTLRDWVGGARPRTLPAALAPVLAGTGAAAYDDSASLVRALLAAGVALALQVAVNFANDYSDGVRGTDDVRVGPVRLTASGTVPAATVKRAAYAAFGVAGVLGVVLCAVAGTWWLIGVGALCVLAGWYYTGGKNPYGYQGFGEVAVFVFFGLVATLGTTYTQAGRISVPAVLAACAIGALACALLMVNNVRDIPTDTMAGKRTLAVRLGDRKARIAYAGLLVAGVVCAVAIGAWAPWALLLTGLALPVLHLSSQVVGGAAGRELITVLGRTGMLELALGVGLAVVLTI; this is translated from the coding sequence ATGCCCACCCTGCGTGACTGGGTGGGCGGCGCACGTCCACGTACGCTGCCCGCCGCCCTCGCCCCCGTGCTCGCCGGCACCGGAGCCGCCGCCTACGACGACTCGGCCTCGCTGGTGCGGGCGCTGCTGGCAGCCGGGGTGGCACTGGCGCTCCAGGTCGCCGTGAACTTCGCCAACGACTATTCCGACGGCGTCCGGGGCACCGACGATGTCCGCGTCGGCCCCGTGCGGCTCACTGCCTCCGGCACTGTCCCCGCCGCAACGGTCAAGCGAGCAGCGTATGCCGCCTTCGGGGTGGCAGGGGTGCTGGGAGTCGTGCTGTGCGCGGTGGCCGGGACCTGGTGGCTGATCGGCGTCGGGGCCCTGTGCGTGCTCGCCGGCTGGTACTACACCGGCGGCAAGAACCCCTACGGCTACCAGGGGTTCGGCGAGGTCGCGGTGTTCGTCTTCTTCGGGCTCGTGGCCACGCTGGGAACGACCTACACACAGGCGGGCCGGATCAGCGTTCCGGCGGTCCTCGCAGCCTGCGCGATCGGCGCCCTGGCCTGCGCCCTGCTGATGGTCAACAACGTCCGCGACATCCCCACCGACACCATGGCCGGAAAACGCACGCTCGCGGTGCGCCTGGGCGATCGCAAGGCGCGTATCGCCTACGCCGGGTTGCTCGTGGCCGGTGTGGTCTGCGCCGTAGCCATCGGTGCCTGGGCGCCGTGGGCGCTCCTGCTGACCGGGCTGGCGCTACCCGTGCTGCACCTGTCGAGCCAGGTGGTTGGCGGTGCCGCCGGGCGGGAACTGATCACGGTCCTGGGCCGTACCGGGATGCTGGAGCTAGCGCTCGGTGTCGGTCTGGCCGTGGTGCTGACGATCTGA
- a CDS encoding DUF4229 domain-containing protein — MPVIVYSALRLLLIGLAGAGLYLAGMRGGLLVAAAVLIGAALSYVLLDRFRQASALWLQQRSAGREGRFSRSLREDADAEDDVLDQHGSGSPGADHAVEEQSPEPGPASQVDSDRQHHGQTDTER; from the coding sequence GTGCCCGTCATCGTCTACAGCGCCCTCCGCCTGCTCCTCATCGGCTTGGCCGGAGCGGGCTTGTACCTTGCCGGGATGCGAGGGGGGCTGCTCGTGGCAGCGGCGGTGCTGATCGGCGCCGCGCTCTCCTACGTGCTGCTGGACCGATTCCGGCAGGCCTCGGCGCTGTGGCTGCAGCAACGGTCGGCCGGGCGGGAGGGGAGATTCTCCCGATCGCTGCGCGAGGATGCCGACGCCGAGGACGACGTCCTGGACCAGCACGGGAGCGGCTCGCCAGGGGCGGATCACGCGGTGGAGGAGCAGTCCCCAGAACCTGGACCGGCATCCCAAGTGGACTCAGATCGTCAGCACCACGGCCAGACCGACACCGAGCGCTAG
- a CDS encoding PLD nuclease N-terminal domain-containing protein has translation MRIVIGLGLLALAVYCVIDCVGGEERRRLGVPTWLWVLLIIALPGLGPLIWLLMSRTYGNGGATTPRRPTRPVAPDDDPAFLADLDRHPRTEHHDDESTGEDRPENEGHGPEERGDGRSG, from the coding sequence ATGAGGATCGTGATCGGCCTGGGCCTGCTGGCGCTCGCTGTGTACTGCGTGATCGACTGCGTCGGCGGTGAGGAACGGCGGCGCCTGGGGGTCCCGACGTGGCTGTGGGTGTTGCTGATCATCGCGCTCCCTGGGCTGGGCCCGCTGATCTGGCTCTTGATGTCGCGCACGTATGGAAACGGTGGCGCCACGACGCCGAGACGTCCCACCCGACCTGTCGCTCCAGACGACGACCCGGCGTTCCTCGCCGACCTCGACCGGCATCCCCGTACCGAGCACCACGATGACGAGAGCACCGGCGAGGACCGCCCCGAGAACGAAGGGCATGGACCTGAGGAGCGGGGCGACGGCCGGTCCGGCTGA
- the ccsB gene encoding c-type cytochrome biogenesis protein CcsB, translating to MNTDLGTVSTLLVYGAMACYVVAMVAFAVDVSALGTGASKDRRRRAAGIGMATTWLAVAVLLVAILLRAFAAGRVPWANMYEFTLMFTFFLTAIFLAVQQRRDIRYVGVGIALLSFLALFLAVAVLFVAADGVQPALDSYWLVIHVSVATLATGLFGVSALVSILQLVKGRGDGGSAATSTAAQESDGGSPVPGEGGGVATATTATTVTRFSRVLEALPASDGLERIAYRLNAVGFVAWTFTLVAGAIWAEHAWGRPWGWDPKETWTFVIWVIYAAYLHARVTTGWAANKFAHFALVGFMALLANFYIVNIFFNGRHSYSGL from the coding sequence GTGAACACCGACCTCGGCACCGTGAGCACGCTGCTCGTCTACGGCGCGATGGCGTGCTACGTCGTCGCCATGGTCGCCTTCGCCGTGGACGTCTCGGCGCTGGGCACCGGGGCGAGCAAGGACCGGCGCCGCCGGGCCGCCGGGATCGGGATGGCCACCACCTGGCTCGCTGTCGCGGTGCTGCTGGTGGCGATCCTGCTGCGGGCGTTCGCCGCCGGCCGGGTGCCGTGGGCGAACATGTACGAGTTCACCCTCATGTTCACGTTCTTCCTCACGGCGATCTTCCTCGCGGTGCAGCAACGCCGGGACATCCGCTACGTGGGCGTGGGTATCGCCCTGCTCTCCTTCCTCGCCCTCTTCCTGGCAGTGGCCGTGCTGTTCGTGGCGGCCGACGGGGTGCAGCCGGCCCTGGACAGCTACTGGCTGGTCATCCACGTCTCCGTCGCCACACTCGCCACCGGACTGTTCGGGGTGAGCGCGCTGGTCTCGATCCTGCAGCTGGTCAAGGGTCGTGGTGATGGCGGCAGCGCCGCCACCTCCACTGCCGCGCAGGAGTCCGACGGCGGGTCCCCGGTTCCGGGGGAGGGAGGCGGCGTGGCCACAGCAACCACGGCAACCACGGTCACGCGGTTCAGCCGCGTGCTGGAGGCCCTGCCGGCCTCGGATGGGCTGGAGCGGATCGCCTACCGGCTCAACGCCGTCGGCTTCGTCGCCTGGACCTTCACCCTCGTGGCCGGGGCCATCTGGGCCGAGCACGCGTGGGGCCGGCCGTGGGGCTGGGACCCGAAGGAGACCTGGACGTTCGTGATCTGGGTGATCTACGCCGCGTATCTGCACGCCCGGGTCACCACCGGCTGGGCCGCCAACAAGTTCGCGCACTTCGCCCTGGTCGGATTCATGGCACTGCTGGCGAACTTCTACATCGTCAATATCTTCTTCAACGGCCGCCACTCCTACTCGGGCCTGTGA
- the resB gene encoding cytochrome c biogenesis protein ResB has protein sequence MSAYRPEGLKTAPDQGEQPPSNAPVGPRLGLRGWLRWMWRQLTSMRVALMLLLLLAAVALPGAFFPQRPVDPNGVIQYYRDHPETAEVLDALHLFDVYSSPWFSAVYLLLFASLIGCIVPRTIAHARNLRAEPTRVPRRFSRFDVRSELRTGLSPAETERTLMAALGRRYVRRTGVEDRTTASGSQVQVRTISAERGRGRETGNVLFHLALVGLLVVTAWGQLVHYRGQIVVVEGRTFVNAPLDYDSFDTGAWFAGESVEPFRLRLDDFSSVFTDDAQPRDFTASVTLLTPDGAEREQDIRLNHPLETDSTRVYLSGNGYAPEVTITDAEGEVAFAGSTMFLPSGDLFYTSNGVIMAPDANGGELQYGFSGVLLPTVLESPEGDPVGSVYPEALDPVMVLNLYTGDLGLDDGLPQNLYTLDTTNMEPVAATGPDGSQTPVQLVLRPGETVELPDGLGTITFDGLPRFAALDVRYDPSIPWMGVFAGLAFVSLMASLFLPRRRVWARIAPGPGGTTVVTAAALARGDDPGLRRELDRVLSPLGQMTKENS, from the coding sequence GTGAGTGCCTACCGCCCCGAGGGTCTGAAGACCGCTCCCGACCAGGGCGAGCAGCCGCCGTCGAACGCTCCGGTGGGCCCGCGGCTGGGTCTGCGAGGCTGGCTGCGGTGGATGTGGCGGCAATTGACCAGCATGCGGGTGGCCCTCATGCTGTTGTTGCTGCTGGCCGCTGTCGCGCTCCCGGGGGCGTTCTTCCCGCAGCGCCCGGTGGACCCGAACGGGGTGATCCAGTACTACCGCGACCACCCTGAGACCGCGGAGGTGCTCGACGCCCTGCACCTGTTCGACGTCTACTCCTCGCCGTGGTTCTCCGCGGTCTACCTGTTGCTGTTCGCCTCGCTCATCGGCTGCATCGTGCCGCGTACCATCGCCCACGCCCGCAACCTGCGCGCCGAGCCCACGCGGGTTCCGAGGCGGTTCTCCCGCTTCGACGTCCGCTCCGAGCTGCGGACCGGGCTCAGCCCTGCCGAGACCGAGCGGACACTCATGGCTGCGCTCGGGCGGCGCTACGTTCGCCGTACCGGCGTCGAGGATCGCACGACGGCGTCCGGCAGCCAGGTGCAGGTGCGCACCATCTCCGCCGAACGGGGGAGGGGTCGGGAGACGGGGAACGTCCTCTTCCACCTTGCCCTGGTGGGACTGCTGGTCGTGACGGCGTGGGGCCAGCTGGTGCACTACCGCGGTCAGATCGTGGTGGTCGAGGGGCGCACCTTCGTCAATGCTCCGCTGGACTACGACTCGTTCGATACCGGTGCCTGGTTCGCCGGGGAGTCGGTCGAGCCGTTCCGTCTTCGCCTGGATGATTTCTCCTCGGTCTTCACCGACGACGCCCAGCCGCGCGACTTCACCGCCTCGGTCACGCTGCTGACCCCCGACGGCGCCGAGCGTGAGCAGGACATCCGGCTGAACCACCCGCTGGAGACCGATTCGACCCGCGTGTACCTCTCCGGCAATGGGTATGCCCCCGAGGTGACGATCACCGACGCCGAGGGAGAGGTGGCGTTCGCCGGTTCGACGATGTTCCTGCCCTCGGGCGACCTGTTCTATACCTCGAACGGTGTGATCATGGCCCCGGATGCGAACGGCGGTGAGTTGCAGTACGGCTTCAGCGGGGTGCTGTTGCCGACCGTGCTCGAATCCCCGGAGGGCGACCCGGTGGGCTCGGTCTACCCGGAAGCGCTCGACCCGGTCATGGTGCTCAACCTCTACACCGGTGATCTCGGCCTGGACGACGGGCTGCCGCAGAACCTGTACACCTTGGACACCACGAATATGGAACCCGTGGCAGCGACCGGGCCAGACGGTAGCCAGACCCCGGTGCAGCTGGTGCTGCGCCCGGGGGAGACGGTCGAGCTGCCGGACGGGCTGGGCACGATCACGTTCGACGGGCTGCCCCGCTTCGCGGCTCTGGACGTGCGATACGACCCCTCGATCCCCTGGATGGGCGTGTTCGCGGGGTTGGCGTTCGTGAGCCTGATGGCCTCTCTCTTCCTGCCGCGGCGGCGCGTCTGGGCGCGCATCGCCCCCGGCCCGGGCGGGACTACAGTGGTGACGGCGGCTGCCCTGGCGCGCGGGGACGACCCGGGCCTGCGCCGTGAGCTGGACCGGGTTCTGAGTCCGCTCGGCCAGATGACGAAGGAGAACTCGTGA
- a CDS encoding cytochrome c biogenesis CcdA family protein: protein MTWWEQLGRTFAETVFSGPLLAAAPVALLAGFISFASPCVLPLVPGYLGYVGGMVGADAGGAAGGGASVSVGTGRAGRGRGATFTRRARTRLVLGVLGFIAGFTAVFTATTMALAGIGVALIRWQDELLRGLGVVVIVMGLAFLGTLPFLQRERRLHFSPRAGVWGAPLLGVVFGIGWAPCIGPTLAAVQSLAIGGADPARALVLVLLYCLGLGLPFVLVALGLRSSERMMAFLRRHRLAMMRIGGGLLVLLGLAMVTGLWSQLASWLQGYVADFEVLV from the coding sequence GTGACCTGGTGGGAGCAGCTCGGCCGCACCTTCGCCGAGACCGTCTTCTCGGGGCCGCTGCTGGCGGCAGCCCCGGTGGCACTGCTGGCCGGGTTCATCTCGTTCGCGTCGCCGTGCGTGCTGCCGCTGGTTCCGGGGTACCTCGGTTACGTCGGGGGAATGGTGGGAGCCGATGCCGGTGGGGCGGCCGGAGGTGGCGCTAGCGTGAGCGTCGGTACCGGCCGGGCAGGGCGCGGCCGCGGAGCGACATTCACCCGCCGTGCCCGCACGCGGCTCGTCCTCGGCGTGCTCGGCTTCATCGCTGGTTTTACGGCGGTGTTCACCGCCACCACGATGGCGCTTGCCGGGATCGGCGTGGCGCTGATCCGCTGGCAGGACGAGCTGTTGCGCGGCCTCGGCGTGGTGGTGATCGTCATGGGGCTGGCCTTCCTCGGCACGCTGCCGTTCTTGCAGCGGGAGCGCCGACTGCACTTCTCCCCACGCGCCGGGGTATGGGGTGCGCCGCTGCTCGGCGTGGTCTTCGGCATCGGCTGGGCGCCCTGTATCGGTCCGACGCTTGCCGCGGTGCAGAGTCTGGCGATCGGTGGTGCCGATCCGGCTCGCGCGCTCGTGCTGGTGCTGCTGTACTGCCTGGGCCTCGGGTTGCCGTTCGTGCTCGTGGCGCTCGGCCTGCGCTCCTCGGAGCGGATGATGGCCTTCCTGCGCCGGCACCGGCTCGCGATGATGCGGATCGGCGGTGGTCTCCTGGTGCTGCTCGGGCTGGCGATGGTGACGGGACTGTGGAGTCAGCTGGCGTCGTGGCTGCAGGGGTATGTCGCGGACTTCGAGGTATTGGTGTGA
- a CDS encoding TlpA family protein disulfide reductase has protein sequence MTGPSRRRVVTGALAVVAGLTVAACSADATTTADADVDTGYVSGDGSVQTWPRGERGDVVELAGVTFEDETVDLADWRGDITVLNFWYAECPPCRAEAPDLAQVHEEYSDEGVHLLGVNHTNEPATALAFERRFEVPYPSLYDSDAAGVAALQGVVPLQAMPSTVVIDQDGRVAARVVGRVEASTLSALIDDVLAEAP, from the coding sequence ATGACCGGTCCCTCGCGGCGCCGTGTGGTCACCGGGGCGCTGGCCGTAGTCGCCGGGCTGACCGTGGCGGCGTGCAGTGCGGACGCCACCACCACCGCCGACGCTGACGTCGACACCGGCTACGTCTCCGGAGATGGCAGTGTGCAGACCTGGCCGCGCGGCGAGCGTGGCGACGTCGTCGAGCTCGCGGGGGTCACGTTCGAGGACGAGACGGTCGATCTGGCCGACTGGCGCGGCGATATCACCGTGCTGAACTTCTGGTACGCCGAGTGCCCGCCCTGCCGGGCGGAGGCTCCCGATCTGGCCCAGGTGCACGAGGAGTACTCCGACGAGGGCGTGCATCTGCTCGGCGTGAACCACACCAACGAGCCGGCGACGGCACTCGCGTTCGAGCGGCGCTTCGAGGTGCCGTATCCGAGCCTGTACGACTCCGACGCCGCCGGGGTGGCGGCGTTGCAGGGGGTGGTGCCGTTGCAGGCGATGCCTAGCACGGTGGTGATCGATCAGGACGGCCGCGTGGCCGCCCGGGTCGTGGGCCGGGTGGAGGCGAGCACGCTGAGCGCACTGATCGACGACGTACTGGCCGAGGCGCCGTGA
- a CDS encoding histidine phosphatase family protein, giving the protein MVYTTVHLIRHGEVYNPDRVLYGRLEGYPLSARGREMAERVASTLQEQGADIVDVTASPLLRAQQTATPIAEGFGLDLGTDERVIEAGNHFEGTSVAKDPTHLLRPARMVKLINPWKPSWGEPYVEVIERMTAAIRDARARAVGHEAVLVSHQLPIWTMRRHLEGRSMVHDPRKRNTTLASITSLTFDDGTLITVDYAEPCRDLLPDSSTAVLP; this is encoded by the coding sequence ATGGTCTACACGACGGTCCATCTGATCCGGCACGGCGAGGTCTATAACCCCGACCGGGTGCTCTACGGCCGTCTCGAGGGGTATCCCTTGTCGGCCCGTGGGCGCGAGATGGCCGAGCGAGTGGCCTCCACCCTGCAGGAGCAGGGTGCCGACATCGTGGACGTGACGGCCTCGCCACTGCTGCGCGCTCAGCAGACCGCCACCCCGATCGCCGAGGGGTTCGGGCTCGATCTCGGCACCGATGAGCGGGTGATCGAGGCCGGTAACCACTTCGAGGGGACTTCTGTGGCGAAGGACCCTACCCACCTGCTGCGACCGGCGCGGATGGTCAAGCTGATCAACCCGTGGAAGCCTTCCTGGGGGGAGCCCTACGTCGAGGTGATCGAGCGGATGACCGCCGCGATCCGCGATGCACGCGCCCGGGCAGTCGGCCACGAGGCCGTGCTGGTCTCCCATCAGTTGCCCATCTGGACCATGCGCCGCCATCTCGAGGGCCGGAGCATGGTGCACGACCCGCGCAAGCGCAACACCACGCTCGCCTCGATCACCTCGCTCACCTTCGATGACGGCACGCTCATCACTGTCGACTACGCCGAACCGTGCCGCGACCTGCTGCCGGACTCCTCGACGGCGGTCCTTCCATGA
- a CDS encoding MarR family winged helix-turn-helix transcriptional regulator codes for MAEPRWLDADQQRHWRALLEGTWSLFDALGRDLEEAAGLSMNEYEVMVRLSECEDRTMRMSRLAHDVVSSRSRLTHTVRRMEAAGLVQRRSAADDGRGVDCVLTDVGFEQLKAAAPAHVESVRRRLVDVLTPEQLATVGEAFTEIIREIDRRDR; via the coding sequence ATGGCAGAACCACGATGGCTGGACGCTGATCAGCAGCGGCACTGGCGTGCGTTGCTCGAAGGGACGTGGTCGCTGTTCGACGCGCTCGGCCGGGACCTCGAAGAGGCGGCTGGTCTGTCGATGAACGAGTACGAGGTGATGGTGCGGCTCAGTGAGTGCGAGGATCGGACGATGCGCATGTCGCGCCTGGCTCACGATGTCGTCTCCTCACGGTCGCGCTTGACGCACACGGTGCGGCGGATGGAGGCGGCCGGACTGGTCCAGCGCCGCAGTGCCGCCGACGACGGGCGTGGCGTGGACTGCGTGCTCACCGACGTCGGGTTCGAACAACTGAAAGCGGCGGCCCCAGCCCATGTGGAGTCGGTGCGTCGTCGTCTCGTCGACGTCCTCACCCCGGAGCAACTGGCGACCGTGGGGGAGGCGTTCACCGAGATCATCCGGGAGATCGACCGACGCGATCGCTGA
- a CDS encoding YceI family protein, whose product MSTIPAGIYTIDPVHSEVGFVVRHSGISKVRGRFTEFAGSFTIADDFADSSAQVTIQSASVHTGNEQRDGHLTSPDFWDAASNPEWTFTSTSVEGSGEEFTVHGDLTINGVTKQVSLEVEFEGALASGEGEEKVGFSAQTTISRKDYGLTWNVALEGGGLLVGDKVTISIEVQAAKQAVASQA is encoded by the coding sequence GTGAGCACCATCCCCGCCGGCATCTACACCATTGACCCCGTCCACAGCGAGGTCGGCTTCGTCGTCCGTCACTCGGGCATCTCCAAGGTGCGTGGCCGGTTCACCGAGTTCGCCGGCTCCTTCACCATCGCCGACGACTTCGCCGACTCCTCCGCCCAGGTGACGATTCAGTCGGCATCGGTGCACACCGGAAACGAGCAGCGCGACGGCCACCTGACGAGCCCTGACTTCTGGGACGCCGCCTCCAATCCCGAGTGGACCTTCACCTCGACCTCCGTCGAGGGCAGCGGCGAGGAGTTCACCGTGCACGGGGACCTCACCATCAACGGCGTCACCAAGCAGGTGTCACTCGAGGTTGAGTTCGAGGGTGCACTCGCCAGCGGCGAGGGCGAGGAGAAGGTCGGCTTCTCCGCCCAGACCACCATCTCCCGCAAGGACTACGGCCTGACCTGGAACGTCGCCCTCGAGGGTGGCGGCCTCCTCGTCGGCGACAAGGTCACCATCTCCATCGAGGTCCAGGCCGCGAAGCAGGCCGTCGCCAGCCAGGCCTGA